Proteins encoded together in one Mycolicibacter minnesotensis window:
- a CDS encoding SDR family oxidoreductase — protein MTGLLTGKVAVISGVGPGLGSTLAHRFAAEGADLVLAARSADRLEEVAKQVRAAGRRALVVPADITDDEQVAHLVEAATAEFDHIDVLINNAFRVPSMKPLAQTSFQHIRDAIELSGLGALRLTQGFTPALAAAHGAIVNLNSMVIRHSQPKYGAYKMAKAALLAMSQSLASELGEQGIRVNSVAPGYIWGDTLQSYFNHQAGKYGTTVDQIYAATAASSDLKRLPTEDEVASAVLFLASDLASGISGQVLDVNCGEYHN, from the coding sequence ATGACTGGATTGCTGACGGGCAAAGTCGCGGTGATCAGCGGGGTCGGGCCTGGGCTTGGCAGCACGCTGGCGCACCGGTTCGCGGCCGAAGGCGCCGATCTGGTGCTGGCGGCGCGTAGTGCGGATCGCCTTGAGGAAGTGGCGAAGCAGGTCAGGGCCGCCGGTAGGCGCGCACTGGTGGTACCTGCCGACATCACCGACGACGAGCAGGTCGCGCACCTGGTAGAGGCGGCCACGGCCGAGTTCGATCACATCGACGTGCTGATCAACAACGCATTCCGGGTGCCTTCGATGAAACCGCTTGCGCAGACATCGTTTCAGCACATCCGCGATGCCATCGAGCTCAGCGGCCTCGGTGCGCTGCGCCTGACGCAGGGCTTCACCCCGGCGCTGGCCGCCGCCCACGGCGCGATCGTCAACCTGAATTCGATGGTGATTCGGCACTCGCAGCCCAAATACGGTGCCTACAAGATGGCCAAGGCCGCGCTACTGGCCATGTCGCAGTCTTTGGCATCTGAGCTGGGCGAGCAGGGAATCCGGGTCAACTCGGTAGCGCCAGGGTATATCTGGGGTGACACCCTGCAGAGCTACTTCAATCATCAGGCCGGCAAATACGGCACCACCGTCGACCAGATCTACGCCGCCACCGCGGCGAGCTCAGACCTGAAGCGCCTGCCCACCGAGGACGAGGTGGCCTCCGCGGTGCTGTTCCTGGCCAGTGATCTGGCCAGTGGGATCAGCGGACAGGTCCTCGACGTCAACTGCGGGGAGTACCACAACTGA
- a CDS encoding sulfotransferase family protein, which produces MTTRTNVGTVDDLHASATKMVGLDDFGPDDDNYREALGILLDSYRTEADLTELGSKMNRFFLRAALVARLLSQAGWNANPQYVDVAIERPIFVTGLPRTGTTALHRLLGADPGHQGLEMWLADFPQPRPPRDTWDTNPVYREMAAQFARHHDENPDYTGLHFMTADGLEECWQLLRQSLHSVSYETLAHLPTYSRWLSEQDWTPVYQRHRRNLQLIGLNDPDKRWVLKNPSHLFALDAIMAVYPDALIVQCHRPAETIMASMCSLARHTTEGQSNTFVGARIGADEMETWARGLELFNSQRAKYDQAQFCDIDYKDFVADPLATAAGIYDRFGLALSDEARQAMADDYAASKTGPRAPKHEYSLADYGLTAEQVRERFAGL; this is translated from the coding sequence ATGACCACTCGTACCAATGTCGGCACCGTCGACGATCTGCACGCCTCAGCCACCAAGATGGTGGGCCTGGACGACTTCGGCCCTGACGACGACAACTACCGCGAAGCGCTGGGGATCCTGCTGGACTCCTACCGCACCGAGGCCGACCTGACCGAACTCGGCAGCAAGATGAATCGTTTCTTCTTGCGCGCTGCCCTCGTTGCCCGGTTGCTGTCTCAGGCCGGCTGGAATGCCAACCCGCAGTACGTCGATGTCGCTATCGAGCGGCCGATCTTCGTCACCGGGTTGCCGCGTACCGGAACCACTGCGCTACACCGCTTATTGGGCGCCGATCCGGGTCATCAGGGCCTGGAGATGTGGCTGGCGGACTTCCCGCAACCGCGGCCGCCGCGCGACACCTGGGACACCAACCCGGTGTATCGGGAGATGGCGGCCCAGTTCGCCCGGCATCACGACGAGAACCCGGACTACACCGGGCTGCACTTCATGACCGCCGACGGCTTGGAGGAGTGCTGGCAGTTGCTGCGGCAGTCCCTACACTCGGTGTCCTACGAGACGCTGGCGCACCTGCCGACCTACTCTCGCTGGCTTTCCGAGCAGGACTGGACTCCGGTCTATCAGCGTCATCGTCGCAATCTGCAGCTGATCGGTCTCAACGACCCGGATAAGCGGTGGGTGCTCAAGAACCCGAGCCACCTGTTCGCGCTGGATGCGATCATGGCGGTCTATCCCGATGCGCTCATCGTGCAGTGCCACCGCCCGGCCGAGACCATCATGGCGTCGATGTGCTCCCTGGCGCGGCACACCACCGAGGGGCAATCCAACACCTTTGTGGGCGCGCGAATCGGTGCCGACGAGATGGAAACCTGGGCTCGGGGCCTGGAACTGTTCAACAGCCAACGCGCCAAATACGATCAGGCGCAGTTCTGCGACATCGACTACAAGGATTTCGTCGCCGATCCGCTGGCCACCGCTGCGGGCATCTACGACCGGTTCGGCCTGGCACTGTCCGACGAAGCTCGCCAGGCCATGGCCGATGACTATGCCGCGAGCAAGACCGGTCCGCGGGCTCCCAAGCACGAGTACTCGCTGGCCGACTATGGACTGACCGCCGAACAGGTTCGGGAGCGCTTCGCGGGCCTGTGA
- a CDS encoding gamma carbonic anhydrase family protein — protein MQLFSFNGRSPKVDPTAFVAPTATLIGDVTIEAGASVWFGAILRADDAPIVVREGANVQDGSVLHVPPGVPVDVGPGATIAHMCLIHGANIGAEALIGNHSTVLDGAVIGARSLIAAGSTVLAGTKIPDGVLVTGAPAVVKGPIAGTGAEVWINANPPYYRNLAQRYREGMKPVELGG, from the coding sequence ATGCAGCTGTTCTCCTTCAACGGTCGTTCGCCCAAGGTCGACCCCACCGCGTTCGTCGCTCCCACCGCCACGCTGATCGGTGACGTCACCATTGAAGCGGGAGCCTCAGTGTGGTTCGGCGCGATCCTGCGCGCCGACGACGCGCCGATCGTGGTGCGTGAGGGGGCCAATGTCCAGGACGGCTCGGTGCTGCACGTACCGCCGGGCGTACCGGTGGACGTCGGCCCGGGCGCGACCATCGCCCACATGTGCCTGATTCACGGGGCCAACATCGGCGCCGAGGCACTGATCGGCAACCACTCCACCGTGCTCGACGGCGCGGTGATCGGCGCGCGCAGCCTGATCGCGGCCGGTTCGACGGTGCTCGCCGGGACGAAGATCCCGGACGGGGTGCTGGTGACCGGCGCCCCCGCCGTGGTCAAGGGGCCGATCGCCGGGACCGGTGCTGAGGTATGGATCAACGCCAACCCGCCGTACTACCGCAATCTCGCGCAGCGCTACCGCGAAGGAATGAAGCCGGTTGAACTAGGCGGGTGA
- a CDS encoding thiolase domain-containing protein codes for MGELAAVLGTGQTKYVAKRQDVSMNGLVREAIDRALADSGSTFDDIDAVVVGKAPDFFEGVMMPELFMADAVGATGKPLIRVHTAGSVGGSTAVVAASLVKSGKYRRVLAMAWEKQSESNAMWALSIPVPFTKPVGAGAGGYFAPHVRAYIRRSGAPSDIGAIVAVKDRLNGARNPLAHLHQPDITVEKVMASQMLWDPIRFDETCPSSDGACALVIGDETAAQARIDAGEPVAWIHATSLRTEPLAYSGRDQVNPQAGRDAAAALWKQAGITSPIDEIDAAEIYVPFSWFEPMWLENLGFAAPGEGWKLTQAGETAIGGKLPVNASGGVLSSNPIGASGMIRFAESAIQVMGKAGDHQVPNARKALGHAYGGGSQYYSMWVVGADKPGG; via the coding sequence ATGGGCGAACTCGCTGCGGTGTTGGGCACCGGGCAGACGAAGTACGTCGCCAAGCGCCAGGACGTGTCGATGAACGGCCTGGTGCGCGAGGCCATCGATCGTGCGCTGGCCGATTCGGGCTCGACGTTCGACGACATCGATGCGGTGGTAGTCGGTAAGGCTCCGGACTTCTTCGAGGGCGTGATGATGCCCGAGTTGTTCATGGCCGACGCCGTAGGCGCCACCGGCAAGCCGCTGATCCGGGTGCACACCGCCGGATCGGTGGGTGGCTCGACCGCAGTTGTGGCGGCCAGCCTGGTCAAGTCGGGCAAGTACCGGCGGGTGCTGGCGATGGCCTGGGAGAAGCAGTCGGAGTCCAACGCCATGTGGGCGCTGAGCATCCCCGTACCGTTCACCAAGCCGGTCGGCGCCGGCGCTGGCGGCTACTTCGCGCCGCACGTGCGGGCCTACATCCGCCGGTCCGGTGCGCCGAGCGACATCGGTGCGATCGTCGCGGTCAAGGACCGGCTCAACGGCGCCCGCAACCCGTTGGCACACCTGCACCAGCCCGACATCACTGTCGAGAAGGTCATGGCATCCCAGATGCTGTGGGATCCGATCCGCTTCGACGAGACCTGCCCGTCTTCGGACGGTGCCTGTGCGCTCGTGATCGGCGACGAGACCGCAGCACAGGCCAGGATCGACGCCGGCGAGCCGGTGGCCTGGATTCACGCAACCTCGCTGCGCACCGAACCGTTGGCCTATTCCGGGCGCGACCAGGTCAATCCGCAAGCAGGCCGTGACGCAGCTGCTGCGCTGTGGAAGCAGGCCGGGATCACCAGCCCGATCGACGAGATCGACGCCGCAGAGATCTATGTTCCGTTCTCCTGGTTCGAGCCGATGTGGCTGGAGAACCTGGGCTTTGCGGCGCCTGGCGAGGGATGGAAGCTGACCCAGGCGGGCGAGACCGCGATCGGCGGGAAGCTGCCGGTGAATGCCTCCGGCGGCGTGCTGTCGTCCAACCCGATCGGCGCCTCGGGCATGATCCGCTTCGCCGAGTCGGCGATCCAGGTGATGGGCAAGGCCGGTGACCACCAGGTCCCGAATGCCCGCAAGGCGCTGGGTCACGCCTATGGCGGCGGCTCGCAGTACTACTCGATGTGGGTTGTCGGTGCCGACAAGCCCGGCGGTTAG
- a CDS encoding Zn-ribbon domain-containing OB-fold protein, whose protein sequence is MTASQSTRAQIDEHEPPLSAPLKLSFDYTRSVGPVLGAFFTALRERRIVGVRGSDGRVYVPPAEYDPVSYEQLTEIVPVASVGTVVSWSWQPEPLEGQPLDTPFAWALIKLDGADVPLLHAVAAESSKAISAGTRVHAHWAEETVGAITDIAYFAIGEEAEPVADTPDERDPVTMVVIPSSLEIQHTASLPESAYLRALQEGKLLGARTGTEGKLYFPPKEADPATGLPLDNFVELPDTGTVTTFAIINIPFAGQRIKPPYVAAYVLLDGADIPFLHLVSDIDAHEVRMGMRVAAVWKPREEWGLGIDNIEYFRPTGEPDADYDTYKHHL, encoded by the coding sequence GTGACTGCCAGCCAAAGCACCCGCGCGCAGATCGATGAGCATGAACCGCCCCTCTCTGCGCCGCTGAAGTTGTCCTTCGACTACACACGTTCAGTCGGCCCAGTTCTGGGAGCGTTCTTCACCGCTCTGCGCGAGCGCCGCATTGTCGGCGTCCGGGGATCCGACGGTCGGGTGTACGTACCGCCGGCCGAGTACGACCCGGTCAGCTACGAACAGCTCACGGAGATCGTACCGGTGGCGAGTGTGGGCACCGTGGTCTCGTGGTCGTGGCAGCCGGAGCCCTTGGAGGGCCAGCCGCTGGACACCCCGTTCGCCTGGGCGTTGATCAAGCTCGATGGCGCCGATGTGCCGCTGCTGCACGCCGTGGCGGCCGAGAGCTCCAAGGCCATCAGCGCAGGCACCCGGGTGCACGCACACTGGGCCGAGGAGACCGTCGGCGCGATCACCGACATCGCCTACTTCGCGATCGGCGAGGAGGCAGAACCGGTAGCCGACACCCCCGATGAGCGCGACCCGGTGACCATGGTGGTCATCCCGTCGAGCCTGGAGATCCAGCACACCGCATCGCTTCCCGAGAGCGCGTATCTGCGCGCCCTGCAGGAGGGCAAGCTGCTGGGTGCCCGCACCGGCACCGAGGGCAAGCTGTACTTCCCGCCCAAGGAAGCCGACCCGGCCACCGGTCTGCCGCTGGACAACTTCGTCGAGTTGCCGGACACGGGCACGGTGACGACGTTCGCCATCATCAACATCCCGTTCGCCGGGCAGCGCATCAAGCCGCCGTACGTGGCCGCCTATGTGCTGCTCGACGGTGCCGATATCCCGTTCCTGCACTTGGTGTCCGACATCGACGCACACGAGGTGCGCATGGGTATGCGCGTCGCTGCGGTGTGGAAGCCCCGCGAGGAGTGGGGCCTGGGCATCGACAACATCGAATACTTCCGGCCGACCGGCGAACCGGACGCCGACTACGACACCTACAAGCATCACCTGTGA
- a CDS encoding LLM class F420-dependent oxidoreductase produces MKLGLQLGYWGAQPPTNHAELVSAAEDAGFDAVFTAEAWGSDAYTPLAWWGSSTSRVRLGTSVVQLSARTPTACAMAALTLDHLSGGRHILGLGVSGPQVVEGWYGQRFGKPLARTREYIDILRQVWAREAPVTSAGPHYPLPISGEGTTGLGKALKPITHPRRADIPVMLGAEGPKNIALAAEIADGWLPIFYSPRLAGMYNEWLDEGFARPGARRTRETFEICATANIVITEDRAAAFAAMKPYLALYMGGMGSEETNFHAEVYRRMGYAEVVDDVTKLFRSGQKDKAGEIIPDELVDDAAIVGDIDYVRKQIKVWEAAGVTMMVVTGRSTEQVQQLASLV; encoded by the coding sequence ATGAAGCTGGGACTGCAACTCGGATATTGGGGCGCGCAGCCGCCTACCAACCACGCCGAACTGGTGTCCGCGGCTGAGGATGCGGGATTCGACGCCGTCTTCACCGCCGAGGCATGGGGCTCCGACGCCTACACGCCACTGGCCTGGTGGGGTTCGTCGACGTCGCGAGTTCGGCTGGGCACCTCGGTGGTGCAGCTCTCGGCGCGGACCCCGACCGCCTGCGCCATGGCCGCACTGACGCTGGACCATCTCTCCGGCGGCCGCCACATCCTGGGCCTGGGCGTCTCCGGACCGCAGGTGGTGGAGGGCTGGTACGGCCAGCGTTTCGGCAAGCCGCTGGCCCGCACCCGGGAGTACATCGACATCCTGCGCCAGGTGTGGGCCCGCGAGGCCCCGGTGACCAGCGCCGGCCCGCACTACCCGCTTCCGATCAGCGGCGAGGGCACGACCGGGCTGGGCAAGGCCCTTAAGCCGATCACCCACCCGCGTCGCGCCGACATCCCCGTGATGCTCGGCGCCGAAGGCCCGAAGAACATCGCGCTGGCCGCCGAGATCGCCGACGGCTGGCTACCGATCTTCTACTCCCCGCGGCTGGCCGGCATGTACAACGAATGGCTCGATGAGGGCTTCGCCCGCCCGGGTGCGCGCCGTACTCGGGAGACCTTCGAGATCTGCGCGACGGCCAACATCGTCATCACCGAGGACCGCGCCGCGGCCTTCGCGGCCATGAAGCCCTACCTGGCGCTCTACATGGGCGGCATGGGCTCGGAAGAGACGAACTTCCATGCCGAGGTCTACCGCCGGATGGGTTACGCCGAGGTCGTCGACGACGTGACCAAGCTGTTCCGCAGCGGACAAAAGGACAAGGCCGGCGAGATCATCCCCGACGAGTTGGTGGACGACGCCGCGATCGTCGGCGACATCGACTACGTCCGTAAGCAGATCAAGGTCTGGGAAGCCGCGGGCGTCACCATGATGGTGGTCACCGGCCGCAGCACCGAGCAGGTCCAACAGCTGGCCTCGCTGGTTTAG
- a CDS encoding thiolase domain-containing protein: MTQRDVAVVGFAHAPHVRRTDGTTNGVEMLMPCFAQLYSDLGIAQTDIGFWCSGSSDYLAGRAFSFISAIDSIGAVPPINESHVEMDGAWALYEAYIKVLTGEVDTALAYGFGKSSAGQLRRILALQTDPYTVAPLWPDAVSIAALQARLGLDGGQWTREQMARVAMDSFAASDRVDSVESSTDLDELLARPFFADPLRRHDIAPITDGAAAIVLAAGDKARELCENPAWITGFEHRIESPVLGSRDLTRSPSTTASTRAATGDDMPAVDVAEIHAPFTHQHLILTEAMQLPSKTKVNPSGGALAANPMFVAGLERIGFAARHIFNGSAGRVLAHATSGPALQQNLVAVMEGRN; the protein is encoded by the coding sequence ATGACGCAACGCGATGTCGCGGTGGTGGGTTTCGCCCACGCCCCGCACGTTCGCCGCACCGACGGCACCACCAACGGCGTCGAGATGTTGATGCCGTGTTTCGCTCAGTTGTACTCCGACCTGGGGATCGCCCAGACCGACATCGGTTTCTGGTGCTCGGGTTCGTCGGATTACCTTGCCGGACGCGCATTTTCCTTCATCTCAGCGATCGACTCGATCGGCGCGGTCCCGCCCATCAACGAGTCACACGTGGAGATGGACGGCGCATGGGCGCTGTATGAGGCCTACATCAAAGTGCTGACCGGCGAGGTCGACACGGCCTTGGCCTACGGCTTCGGCAAATCCTCGGCCGGCCAGCTGCGCCGGATCCTGGCGCTGCAGACCGACCCCTACACCGTCGCTCCGTTGTGGCCGGATGCGGTCTCGATCGCAGCATTGCAGGCCCGGCTCGGACTGGACGGCGGTCAGTGGACCCGCGAGCAGATGGCCAGGGTGGCAATGGATTCGTTTGCCGCGTCCGACCGGGTGGACTCGGTGGAGTCGTCGACCGACCTCGACGAGCTGCTGGCGCGCCCGTTCTTCGCCGACCCGCTGCGCCGGCACGACATCGCACCCATCACCGACGGCGCCGCCGCGATCGTTCTGGCCGCGGGCGACAAGGCTCGCGAACTGTGCGAAAACCCCGCCTGGATCACTGGATTCGAGCACCGCATCGAGTCTCCGGTGCTGGGCAGCCGGGACCTGACCCGCTCCCCGTCGACCACCGCCTCGACTCGAGCGGCGACCGGCGACGACATGCCCGCGGTGGACGTCGCTGAGATCCACGCGCCGTTCACCCATCAACACCTGATTCTGACCGAAGCCATGCAGCTGCCGTCGAAGACGAAGGTGAACCCCTCGGGCGGCGCCCTGGCGGCCAACCCGATGTTCGTCGCGGGTCTGGAGCGCATCGGCTTCGCCGCGCGACACATCTTCAATGGTTCGGCGGGCCGGGTGCTGGCCCACGCCACCAGCGGACCTGCCCTGCAGCAGAACCTGGTCGCAGTCATGGAAGGACGCAACTGA
- a CDS encoding nuclear transport factor 2 family protein, translating to MNADHPAHVAGKRSRDAVAARDKEAWLANFADDAIVQDPIGPSHFDPEGKGHRGRDEISAFWDKAIAGTDKIEFNFSDTFQCGDEEANTGNITITLGGHQIVTEGVFTYRANDKGELVALRAYWELDRAAKTAKPV from the coding sequence ATGAACGCAGATCACCCCGCCCACGTCGCAGGCAAGCGCTCCCGTGACGCCGTAGCTGCCCGCGACAAGGAAGCCTGGTTGGCCAACTTCGCCGACGACGCGATCGTGCAGGACCCGATCGGGCCGTCGCATTTCGACCCCGAGGGCAAGGGCCACCGCGGCCGCGACGAGATCTCGGCCTTCTGGGACAAGGCGATCGCGGGCACCGACAAGATCGAGTTCAACTTCTCCGACACCTTCCAGTGCGGCGATGAGGAAGCCAATACCGGCAACATCACGATCACCCTGGGCGGACACCAGATCGTCACCGAAGGCGTGTTCACCTACCGGGCCAACGACAAGGGCGAACTGGTCGCCCTGCGCGCCTACTGGGAACTGGATCGCGCGGCCAAGACCGCCAAGCCCGTTTAA
- a CDS encoding acetoacetate decarboxylase family protein, with protein MALSQHTIAGTVLTMPVRIRHADVHSAMFSVPADAAQEMIDYSGLQVFQQQPGRAVVNLMLARYIDGDLGRYLEFGTAVMVNPPGTEASGWRALGSAGAFIHHLPVDQEFTLEAGRTIWGFPKIMADFTVRDDRQLGFDVAADGQHIATMEFSRGLPVPSLFTSRPRVLQAFSHLDGVTRQVPWEMRISKVSGALGGTTLHLGTHPYARELAALGLPKRPMMSSTVGRVEMTFGDADVVGR; from the coding sequence ATGGCTCTTTCACAGCACACCATCGCTGGCACTGTGCTTACCATGCCCGTCCGGATCCGTCACGCGGATGTGCATTCCGCGATGTTCTCGGTCCCCGCCGACGCCGCACAGGAGATGATCGACTACAGCGGTCTGCAGGTTTTCCAGCAGCAGCCGGGACGTGCCGTGGTCAATCTGATGCTGGCCCGCTACATCGATGGCGATCTCGGCCGGTATCTGGAATTCGGCACGGCGGTGATGGTCAACCCGCCGGGCACCGAGGCAAGCGGCTGGCGGGCACTGGGCTCCGCCGGCGCCTTCATCCACCACCTGCCCGTCGACCAGGAGTTCACGCTCGAAGCCGGGCGCACCATCTGGGGATTCCCGAAGATCATGGCGGACTTCACTGTTCGTGACGATCGGCAGCTGGGTTTCGATGTCGCCGCCGACGGCCAGCACATCGCCACCATGGAGTTCAGTCGTGGTCTGCCGGTTCCCAGTCTGTTCACGTCCAGGCCGCGGGTCCTCCAGGCGTTCAGCCACCTCGACGGGGTCACCCGCCAAGTGCCTTGGGAGATGCGAATTTCGAAGGTCAGCGGGGCGCTGGGTGGCACCACGCTGCACCTGGGAACTCACCCGTACGCGCGTGAGCTGGCCGCACTGGGCCTGCCCAAGCGGCCGATGATGTCATCGACCGTGGGCCGCGTCGAAATGACCTTCGGTGACGCCGACGTGGTGGGTCGCTAG
- a CDS encoding Rieske 2Fe-2S domain-containing protein: MSTDNAEVGVRHIDTGTLPDRYARGWHCLGPVKDFQDGKPHSIHAFGAKLVVFADSQGELHVLDAYCRHMGGDLSRGEIKGDAVACPFHDWRWGGDGRCKLVPYSKRTPRVARTQSFPTDVRGGLLFMYNDPEGNPPPDEVRIPEIAEWSSGEWTDWRWNSMVIDSNCRDIIDNVTDFAHFFYIHYGLPTSFKNVFEGHIASQYLHNVGRSDVPGLGTSYGGSELDSEASYFGPSFMINWLHNTYGGFKAESILINCHYPISQDQFRLMWGVIVQKPKGLDDATTEKIADAMTDGVSKGFLQDVEIWTHKSRIENPLLVEEDGAVYQLRRWYSQFYVDAADVTAEMTDRYEIEIDATVANEKWNAEVAENLRVQEEEKQAAEAAKASETVNAE, encoded by the coding sequence GTGAGCACTGACAACGCCGAGGTCGGCGTCCGCCACATCGATACCGGAACACTGCCGGACCGCTACGCGCGCGGCTGGCACTGCCTGGGCCCGGTGAAGGACTTCCAGGACGGCAAGCCGCACTCCATCCATGCCTTCGGCGCCAAGCTGGTGGTTTTCGCCGACTCCCAGGGCGAACTGCACGTGCTCGACGCCTACTGCCGCCACATGGGCGGCGACCTGAGCCGCGGTGAGATCAAGGGCGACGCGGTGGCCTGCCCATTCCACGACTGGCGTTGGGGCGGCGACGGACGCTGCAAGCTGGTGCCCTACTCCAAGCGGACCCCGCGGGTGGCGCGCACCCAGTCCTTCCCGACCGACGTGCGCGGCGGCCTGCTGTTCATGTACAACGACCCCGAGGGCAACCCGCCGCCGGACGAGGTGCGGATCCCTGAGATCGCCGAGTGGTCCAGTGGCGAATGGACCGACTGGCGCTGGAACTCCATGGTGATCGACTCCAACTGCCGCGACATCATCGACAACGTCACCGATTTCGCGCACTTCTTCTACATCCACTACGGTCTGCCCACCTCGTTCAAGAACGTCTTCGAGGGCCACATCGCCTCGCAGTACCTGCACAACGTCGGCCGTTCCGACGTCCCCGGCCTGGGCACCAGCTACGGCGGTTCCGAATTGGACTCCGAGGCGTCCTATTTCGGGCCGTCGTTCATGATCAACTGGCTGCACAACACCTACGGCGGGTTCAAGGCCGAGTCCATCCTGATCAACTGCCACTACCCGATCAGTCAGGATCAGTTCCGGTTGATGTGGGGCGTCATCGTGCAGAAGCCCAAGGGCCTGGACGACGCGACGACCGAGAAGATCGCCGACGCCATGACCGACGGTGTCAGCAAGGGCTTCCTGCAGGACGTCGAGATCTGGACGCACAAGAGCCGGATCGAGAACCCGTTGCTGGTCGAAGAAGACGGCGCCGTCTACCAACTGCGCCGCTGGTATTCCCAGTTCTACGTCGACGCTGCCGATGTCACTGCGGAGATGACCGACCGCTACGAGATCGAGATCGACGCCACGGTGGCCAACGAGAAGTGGAACGCCGAGGTCGCCGAGAACCTGCGGGTCCAGGAAGAGGAAAAGCAGGCAGCGGAGGCCGCAAAGGCTTCAGAAACCGTCAACGCAGAGTAG